The bacterium genome includes a region encoding these proteins:
- a CDS encoding NCS2 family permease codes for MLERLRRRFRFAELGTDFRRETLGGLTTFVTMAYIVVVNPAILVAAGIPASASAVATILVAGCGTILMGLVANRPIGVAPYMGGNAFLAFGVAALGIGWRLRIGAVFLSGVVFLVITLLGVRAWLANSISQSMKRAFAVGIGLFLCFIGFNETGIVKSPVVGAAVGSLFPGVQAATIDAAARVPAGAVPVPVGIGAITRGPTLVAVLGVLFTGALMVRRVRGALLLGILGTAAAGVAFGYAAAPEGIVAWPRFSGPGGLGEIAGQLAFSETRPDGGVASLFSLSMLPVLLTLFLMDFLDTVGTLVGVGAAGNLLDEKGNLPEIHKPMLVDAVSCIGAGLLGTTTSGAYVESAAGIRDGARSGFAAVVTGALFLCCLFFTPLASSLSSLGFAYGPALIVVGAVMIPAVKGIDFDDMTELLPAFLTIVLMVFTYNTANGLTAGLAVYPLFKTAAGRRREVNSGMWLLSALCLAYFVVGIVH; via the coding sequence ATGCTCGAACGGCTGCGACGCCGCTTCCGCTTCGCCGAGCTCGGCACCGACTTCCGCCGCGAGACGCTCGGCGGCCTGACGACCTTCGTCACGATGGCCTACATCGTCGTCGTCAATCCGGCGATCCTCGTCGCCGCCGGCATCCCCGCCTCGGCCTCGGCCGTGGCCACGATCCTCGTCGCCGGCTGCGGCACGATCCTGATGGGGCTGGTCGCCAACCGGCCGATCGGCGTCGCTCCCTACATGGGCGGCAACGCCTTCCTCGCCTTCGGCGTGGCCGCGCTGGGAATCGGCTGGCGGCTGCGGATCGGCGCGGTCTTTCTCAGCGGCGTCGTCTTCCTCGTCATCACGCTGCTCGGCGTGCGGGCCTGGCTGGCGAACTCGATCAGCCAGAGCATGAAGCGGGCCTTCGCCGTCGGGATCGGGCTGTTCCTCTGCTTCATCGGCTTCAACGAGACGGGGATCGTGAAGAGCCCGGTCGTCGGCGCCGCCGTCGGCTCGCTCTTCCCCGGCGTGCAGGCGGCGACGATCGACGCCGCGGCGCGCGTCCCGGCGGGCGCCGTGCCGGTCCCGGTGGGCATCGGCGCGATCACGCGCGGGCCGACGCTGGTCGCCGTCCTCGGCGTGCTCTTCACCGGCGCGCTGATGGTCCGCCGGGTGCGGGGCGCGCTGCTGCTGGGGATCCTCGGCACGGCCGCCGCCGGCGTCGCCTTCGGCTACGCCGCCGCGCCGGAGGGGATCGTCGCCTGGCCCCGCTTCTCCGGCCCCGGCGGCCTGGGGGAGATCGCCGGACAGCTCGCCTTCAGCGAGACCCGTCCCGACGGCGGCGTCGCCAGCCTCTTCTCGCTCTCGATGCTGCCGGTCCTGCTGACGCTCTTCCTGATGGACTTCCTCGACACGGTGGGAACGCTCGTCGGCGTCGGCGCCGCGGGCAACCTGCTCGACGAGAAAGGCAATCTGCCGGAGATCCACAAGCCGATGCTCGTCGACGCGGTCTCCTGCATCGGCGCGGGGCTGCTCGGCACGACGACCTCCGGCGCCTACGTCGAGTCCGCCGCCGGCATCCGCGACGGCGCCCGCAGCGGCTTCGCGGCGGTCGTCACCGGAGCGCTCTTCCTCTGCTGCCTCTTCTTCACGCCGCTCGCCTCGTCCCTCTCCAGCCTCGGCTTCGCCTACGGGCCGGCGCTGATCGTCGTCGGCGCGGTGATGATCCCCGCGGTCAAGGGGATCGACTTCGACGACATGACCGAGCTGCTGCCGGCCTTCCTGACGATCGTGCTGATGGTCTTCACCTACAACACGGCCAACGGGCTGACCGCGGGGCTGGCGGTCTACCCGCTGTTCAAGACCGCGGCCGGGCGCCGGCGCGAGGTCAACTCGGGGATGTGGCTCCTCTCCGCGCTCTGCCTCGCCTACTTCGTCGTCGGCATCGTCCACTGA